The following proteins are encoded in a genomic region of Nakaseomyces glabratus chromosome J, complete sequence:
- the TDA2 gene encoding Tda2p (CAGL0J03190g~Ortholog(s) have cytoplasm, mating projection tip localization), with product MVIEKIDDKSSNSPLTAPRLIDLIESQFSESQVSADTLIQHILESLNKHSSQYKYIVSVTSIDIPTESSSSCEIDNKFGASWNAKKDGFLTHVLEDKHAGKNHVVSVAWLSK from the coding sequence atggtcATTGAAAAGATTGATGACAAAAGTTCGAACAGTCCATTGACTGCCCCAAGACTAATTGACTTGATTGAGAGTCAGTTCTCCGAGTCTCAGGTGAGTGCTGACACCTTGATCCAACATATACTGGAAAGTTTGAATAAGCATTCCTCTCAGTACAAATACATTGTATCGGTAACTAGCATTGATATACCCACGGAAAGTTCTAGCTCATGTGAAATAGATAATAAGTTTGGTGCCTCTTGGAACGCCAAAAAGGATGGTTTCCTAACACATGTATTGGAAGATAAGCATGCCGGGAAGAATCATGTTGTCTCAGTGGCATGGTTATCTAAATGA
- the ALD5 gene encoding aldehyde dehydrogenase (NAD(P)(+)) ALD5 (CAGL0J03212g~Putative mitochondrial aldehyde dehydrogenase (NAD+); protein abundance increased in ace2 mutant cells) gives MFSRTITRTLRAPAVLRLYSTNVPLEVPVTLPNGIKYMQPTGLFINGEFVKSHEGKTFDVLNPSTEETIATLYEAQAADVDIAVKAAKEAFENHWSREDPEVRARALFNLADLVEANLETLAGIDSLDNGKSLLCSRADVALVAKYLRSCGGWADKIYGDVIDTGKSHFTYSVKEPLGVCGQIIPWNFPLLMWSWKIGPALATGNTVVLKPAELTPLSALFASKLCQEAGIPAGVVNIIPGPGKTVGERICTHPDIKKVAFTGSTATGSRIMKTAADSIKKVTLELGGKSPNIVFADADLEQAVENIAHGIFFNSGEVCCAGSRIYVQDKCYDEVLDRLKKYTESLKVGNPFGDNTYQGSQTSQQQLDKILEYVDIGKQEGARIVTGGERIGEKGYFFKPTVFADVKENMRIVKDEIFGPIVTVSQFSTVDEVIAMANDSQYGLAAGIHTNDVNKAVEVSSRLKAGTIWINTYNAFHQNVPFGGFGQSGIGREMGSAALDNYTQVKSVRMAITKPRV, from the coding sequence ATGTTCTCCCGTACTATTACCAGAACTCTACGTGCTCCTGCGGTGCTACGTTTGTACTCAACTAACGTTCCATTGGAAGTACCAGTTACTTTGCCAAATGGTATCAAGTATATGCAACCAACCGGTCTGTTCAtcaacggtgagtttgtGAAGTCACACGAGGGTAAGACCTTCGATGTGCTGAACCCATCTACCGAAGAAACGATCGCTACGCTATATGAAGCCCAGGCTGCCGACGTCGACATCGCCGTCAAGGCCGCTAAGGAGGCCTTCGAGAACCACTGGTCCAGAGAAGACCCTGAAGTGCGTGCCAGAGCTTTGTTCAACTTGGCCGACTTAGTCGAAGCTAACTTGGAAACTTTGGCCGGTATCGACTCTCTAGACAACGGTAAGTCCCTGCTGTGTTCCCGTGCCGATGTCGCGCTAGTGGCCAAGTACTTGCGTTCCTGTGGTGGTTGGGCTGATAAGATCTACGGTGACGTTATCGACACCGGTAAGTCCCACTTCACTTACTCCGTCAAGGAACCATTGGGTGTCTGTGGTCAAATTATCCCATGGAACTTCCCATTGTTGATGTGGTCCTGGAAGATCGGTCCAGCTTTGGCCACCGGTAACACCGTCGTTCTAAAACCTGCCGAATTGACTCCATTGTCCGCCCTTTTCGCTTCCAAACTTTGCCAAGAAGCTGGTATCCCAGCTGGTGTAGTTAACATTATCCCAGGTCCAGGTAAAACCGTCGGTGAAAGAATCTGTACCCACCCTGACATCAAGAAGGTTGCATTCACTGGTTCTACCGCTACTGGTTCCCGTATCATGAAGACCGCCGCTGACAGCATCAAGAAGGTTACTCTTGAACTGGGTGGTAAGTCTCCAAACATCGTCTTCGCTGATGCTGACTTGGAACAAGCTGTTGAAAACATTGCCCAtggtattttcttcaactctGGTGAAGTCTGTTGTGCCGGTTCTAGAATCTACGTTCAAGATAAGTGTTATGACGAAGTCTTGGACAGATTAAAGAAGTACACTGAAAGCTTGAAGGTCGGTAACCCATTCGGTGACAACACTTACCAAGGTTCTCAAACTTCCCAACAACAATTAGACAAGATTTTGGAATACGTCGACATTGGTAAGCAAGAAGGTGCCAGAATTGTCACCGGTGGTGAAAGAATCGGTGAGAAGGGTTACTTCTTCAAGCCAACCGTCTTCGCCGATGTTAAGGAAAACATGCGTATTGTCAAGGATGAAATCTTTGGTCCAATCGTCACCGTCTCCCAGTTCTCCACTGTTGACGAGGTTATCGCCATGGCTAACGACTCCCAATACGGTCTAGCCGCCGGTATCCACACCAACGATGTCAACAAGGCCGTCGAAGTCTCCAGCAGATTGAAGGCCGGTACCATCTGGATCAACACTTACAACGCATTCCACCAAAACGTTCCATTCGGTGGTTTCGGTCAATCTGGTATTGGCCGTGAAATGGGTTCTGCCGCCTTGGACAACTACACTCAAGTCAAGTCTGTCAGAATGGCCATCACCAAGCCAAGAGTCTAA
- the RPS24A gene encoding 40S ribosomal protein eS24 (CAGL0J03234g~Ortholog(s) have role in maturation of SSU-rRNA from tricistronic rRNA transcript (SSU-rRNA, 5.8S rRNA, LSU-rRNA) and cytosol, mitochondrion, nucleolus localization) has protein sequence MSDSVTIRTRKVITNPLLARKQFVVDVLHPNRANVSKDELREKLAEAYKAEKDAVSVFGFRTQFGGGKSTGFGLVYNSVADAKKFEPTYRLVRYGLAEKVEKASRQQRKQKKNRDKKIFGTGRRLAKKVARRNAD, from the exons ATG TCTGACTCTGTCACTATCCGTACTAGAAAGGTTATCACTAACCCATTGTTGGCTAGAAAGCAATTCGTCGTCGACGTCTTGCACCCAAACAGAGCTAATGTCTCCAAGGATGAACTACGTGAAAAGTTGGCCGAAGCTTACAAGGCTGAAAAGGACGCTGTTTCCGTCTTCGGTTTCAGAACCCAATTCGGTGGTGGTAAGTCCACTGGTTTCGGTTTGGTCTACAACTCTGTTGCTGACGCCAAGAAGTTCGAACCAACCTACAGATTGGTCAGATACGGTCTAGCTGAAAAGGTTGAAAAGGCTTCCAGAcaacaaagaaagcaaaagaagaacagaGACAAGAAGATCTTCGGTACTGGTAGAAGATTGGCCAAGAAGGTTGCTCGTCGTAACGCTGATTAA
- the YOS1 gene encoding Yos1p (CAGL0J03245g~Ortholog(s) have role in ER to Golgi vesicle-mediated transport and COPII-coated ER to Golgi transport vesicle, endoplasmic reticulum membrane, integral component of Golgi membrane localization), with protein sequence MIFGLGRLFYVTLLLINAVAVLSEERFLSRIGLGRSGSEAPAFGQNANSTKSKVVQLIGAVQTLLRNRTMQELTHSVPLIGINILVIVYELLLG encoded by the exons ATGATTTTTGGGCTTGGAAGACTATTCTACGTGACACTATTATTGATCAatgctgttgctgttctAAGTGAAGAGAGGTTTTTATCGAGGA TCGGTTTAGGAAGATCCGGTTCGGAAGCACCTGCGTTTGGGCAGAATGCTAATTCTACAAAATCGAAAGTTGTACAGCTGATAGGCGCTGTTCAAACGCTATTAAGAA ACAGAACTATGCAAGAACTAACACACTCAGTTCCTCTTATTGGTATAAACATACTAGTTATTGTTTACGAGCTATTATTGGGTTGA
- the PTP3 gene encoding tyrosine protein phosphatase PTP3 (CAGL0J03256g~Ortholog(s) have MAP kinase tyrosine phosphatase activity) — MDSSSPTGDSDFKCAIRQMAPPSLDIPHSNGSSIVRSPLVKSVTSPVFAPSIKQASTFKKPSGCALVSALECNRILENKDIIVLDLRTYSEYSKSSIRDSIHVGLPSTLLRRKNFDFNKLVQNLPVDDRVRLENKMNAMALEAKKLSFLIYDNTPNQTDTSLSLPCYGVATKISEYRNQDERMENCGLYILNVGYSVFKLLFPDDVIESTETCLKNITECSAMNSPMVEHPDLFIPMPHNINTSGEEYIRQTVNGLSFSPSLASTATKSPSISGSSINNSMTNSNDFSLESPVSTSSPISALFKFQLPNRQQLASPVFKLPQNEEALSLEDYISAVNARENQENRTKEFKFQSFEFPKKHQSAEYSTRSPNEDKLNFQRKYAKLCTEYNDDLINEVIPQWFQELVTKSKVEIISQFQKLDYLERRRLNKSISKHKSTKSALTTISRPELSKMTPIDEKSFDFNSNKGSMSTQIKRKKSQKRSYSQPNCSYLKSDWKCCIDVDDMEDEHDIEISSGVELGVKNRYKDIFPFENTRVKLKRRSVSSLSSSQEQTPNHSRDNSLVNKLNDLTLTQPVDNYINANYIELPSLPNTLSDQKKELLKNLSAGKGRNCRYIATQAPMKTTVHDFYTCLLNNKVPIILSLTDTFENGIEKCVQYWEDGDYEGFKVKLLEEIEVPKSYGTESEPADKDNKNDIVLRRINIEYDEAGCNYEVIQIQIRNWPDLGVLTDPTNIIQIIHLKNSIIDSLFERKMYQPGTRPTVLVHCSAGCGRTGTWCTIDSVISNLDVFEVLRNELQVEMKGKVYDPISWTINTFRKQRISMVQNVNQFLFIYDSLVCYFSLCLENHGKKDILTKPLSAIYDQSRHIKSLNEFVDKKMKEVEPIFI, encoded by the coding sequence ATGGATAGCTCATCACCGACAGGTGATAGTGATTTTAAGTGTGCGATCAGGCAGATGGCGCCACCCTCGTTGGATATACCGCATTCTAATGGCTCTAGTATTGTGAGATCGCCGCTGGTGAAGTCAGTGACGAGCCCAGTATTTGCACCTAGTATTAAGCAGGCAAGTACTTTCAAGAAGCCCAGTGGGTGTGCTTTGGTCAGCGCGTTGGAGTGTAACAGGATATTAGAGAACAAAGACATCATTGTGCTTGATCTGAGGACGTACTCAGAGTATTCCAAGTCGTCGATACGCGATTCGATACACGTCGGGTTGCCATCGACGTTGCTGAGGCGAAAGAACTTCGATTTCAACAAACTGGTGCAGAATCTGCCCGTGGATGATAGAGTTAGATTGGAGAACAAGATGAATGCAATGGCCCTGGAGGCAAAGAAGCTTAGTTTCTTGATATATGATAATACACCAAACCAAACCGATACGTCGCTGTCGCTACCGTGTTATGGGGTAGCAACAAAGATATCAGAGTACAGGAATCAAGATGAAAGAATGGAAAATTGTGGCTTATACATCTTGAATGTGGGTTACAGTGTCTTTAAGCTCCTCTTTCCAGATGACGTTATAGAGTCCACCGAGACTTGcttaaaaaatattacagAATGCTCTGCGATGAACAGCCCGATGGTAGAGCACCCAGACTTATTTATTCCTATGCCTCATAATATTAATACCTCAGGTGAAGAATACATACGACAGACTGTAAATGGGCTATCATTTTCTCCATCTCTGGCTTCGACGGCTACGAAATCGCCTTCGATATCAGGATCAAGTATAAATAACTCCATGACAAACTCTAATGACTTCTCTTTAGAATCACCAGTATCCACATCGTCACCAATTTCGGCATTGTTTAAATTCCAATTACCAAATAGACAACAACTTGCATCTCCTGTATTTAAACTTCCTCAGAATGAAGAGGCATTGAGTCTGGAGGATTATATTAGTGCAGTTAATGCTAGGGAAAATCAGGAAAATAGAACAAAGGAATTTAAATTTCAATCTTTTGAATTCCCAAAGAAGCATCAAAGTGCAGAATATTCTACTCGCTCTCCAAATGAGGATAAATTAAATTTCCAACGAAAGTATGCCAAATTGTGCACAGAATACAATGATGATCTTATTAATGAGGTTATACCTCAATGGTTTCAAGAATTAGTCACAAAATCTAAAGTTGAGATAATTtcacaatttcaaaaattggaTTATCTGGAGAGAAGAAGACTTAATAAGTCTATTTCGAAACATAAAAGCACAAAATCTGCTTTGACTACTATCAGCAGGCCTGAGTTGTCAAAGATGACGccaattgatgaaaaaagttttgattttaattCCAATAAGGGTTCAATGTCTACGCAAATAAAGCGTAAAAAATCTCAGAAGCGTTCATATTCTCAGCCTAACTGTTCGTATTTGAAATCTGATTGGAAATGTTGTATTGATGTAGATGATATGGAAGATGAGCATGATATTGAGATATCCTCAGGAGTTGAACTTGGTGTAAAGAATAGGTACAAAGATATCTTTCCATTTGAGAACACAAGAGTTAAATTAAAGAGAAGGTCTGTGTCCTCCCTTTCAAGCTCTCAAGAACAGACACCGAATCATAGTAGGGATAATTCACTTGTTAATAAACTGAATGACCTTACCTTAACTCAGCCAGTTGATAATTATATCAATGCGAATTATATAGAACTCCCATCATTACCAAATACGCTCTCTGATCAGAAAAAAGAACTGTTAAAGAATCTATCAGCTGGCAAGGGTAGAAACTGTCGGTACATTGCTACGCAAGCTCCAATGAAAACTACTGTGCATGATTTTTATACTTGTTTGTTAAACAATAAAGTGCCGATTATCCTATCCTTAACGGACACATTCGAGAATGGCATTGAAAAATGTGTGCAGTACTGGGAAGATGGAGATTACGAAGGTTTCAAGGTTAAATTattagaagaaattgaagttCCCAAATCCTATGGCACAGAAAGTGAGCCTGCTGATAAGGATaacaaaaatgatattGTACTAAGAAGAATCAATATAGAATATGATGAGGCAGGTTGCAACTATGAAGTGATTCAGATTCAAATAAGGAACTGGCCTGATTTGGGGGTTCTTACCGATCCCACCaatattattcaaataattcaCTTGAAAAATAGCATTATTGATAGCCtctttgaaagaaagatGTACCAGCCTGGGACACGACCAACAGTGCTGGTCCATTGCTCTGCTGGATGCGGGCGTACTGGTACTTGGTGTACAATCGATAGTGTGATCTCGAATCTTGATGTGTTTGAGGTACTGCGGAATGAGCTACAAGTTGAGATGAAGGGAAAGGTTTACGATCCAATTTCATGGACTATTAACACCTTCCGTAAGCAGAGAATTTCAATGGTACAAAATGTCAACCAGTTCTTGTTTATTTATGACAGTCTCGTATGCTATTTTTCACTGTGTCTTGAGAACCATGGAAAAAAGGATATACTCACAAAGCCCTTATCGGCCATTTATGACCAGTCTAGACATATCAAATCGCTAAACGAATTCGTGGAtaagaaaatgaaagagGTTGAGcctattttcatttag
- the MRX1 gene encoding Mrx1p (CAGL0J03278g~Ortholog(s) have mitochondrion localization) → MSMIAVKVSRVTVRFYHGSLVNFGNTNLKEKLHVLKKKSTVIRKSSKELQRLAEKQKIKRNKAQKASYHKDRAVHILKSKYGISDISRDQLGPTSENDIKFLSKIKDNRLLYTILGVNGFQLRDAILVTKDVEKFLKRGQVEKAVMLVKLAKAKGSSGANLIMDYYLNELHSPKSAVDMYNWRKKNGIPINEYTDVTLFDGLAKQPEPISTKYGEMVLKILDSKGEDEEFNIREFNAALGALTNCTDYSLAFQLFDSRSQRYSRKFDAITFTTMIKACNKIKDEDLLISMLNEIIAKMTHRSIDPMLVNQLVSALSGSDRSKRLNREALLLASEVFTLDLGISDSGVERRIHYDVIKESMRSRGDGLRQDKLYPSIIQACNYSDLPQIGIKFFAKITGFPYENETGGEQALLEGPQLTYQLFKNYIDLLVRHRTSVCGSRSMDLFETINSTPSLKQLPMKVLLRHVYTAVQRQGNKQSVYCDATRANALLQRVNEFVKHVEPTKDNVVPLAAWKFVLPIAEKLQQGSQLSEEPQVHLTQSFLSTISALRLPLNKEAKSTLLAGIRVINSLGEQLRLPPTVDLEDIPLELRDKFLYRRLLLRVKTRLVHIVDSIDKNTPQLPDDLSQLISQLGLHKR, encoded by the coding sequence ATGAGTATGATAGCTGTAAAAGTGAGCAGAGTTACTGTGCGTTTCTACCATGGATCGTTGGTTAATTTTGGCAATACgaacttgaaagaaaagCTTCAtgttttgaagaagaaatctaCTGTAATTAGAAAATCATCTAAGGAGCTTCAACGGCTTGCTGAGAAGCAGAAGATTAAGAGGAACAAGGCTCAGAAGGCGTCTTACCATAAGGACAGAGCTGTTCacattttgaaaagtaAATACGGCATATCTGATATATCAAGGGACCAATTGGGTCCTACGAGTGAGAATGATATTAAATTCCTGTCTAAGATCAAGGATAATAGGTTACTATATACCATTCTGGGAGTTAATGGTTTTCAACTACGGGATGCTATCTTGGTGACTAAAGATGTTgagaagttcttgaaaagAGGGCAAGTTGAGAAGGCGGTCATGTTAGTGAAGTTAGCCAAGGCCAAAGGATCTAGCGGTGCAAACTTAATCATGGACTATTATTTGAATGAGTTGCACTCGCCTAAATCTGCAGTGGATATGTACAATTggaggaagaaaaatggGATCCCGATTAATGAATATACAGATGTGACGCTTTTTGATGGTTTAGCAAAGCAACCAGAACCAATATCGACTAAGTACGGAGAGATGGTTTTGAAGATCCTGGATTCTAAAggagaagatgaagagttCAATATCAGGGAATTCAATGCGGCTCTTGGAGCACTTACCAACTGTACTGACTATTCGCTGGCGTTCCAATTATTTGACAGCCGATCTCAGCGCTACTCACGTAAATTTGATGCCATTACCTTCACCACGATGATCAAAGCATgcaataaaatcaaagatGAGGACTTACTGATTTCGATGCTGAATGAGATCATCGCGAAAATGACGCATAGATCGATTGATCCAATGCTAGTAAACCAGCTTGTTAGTGCATTGAGCGGGTCTGACAGAAGTAAGCGATTAAATAGGGAGGCGTTGTTACTGGCCAGTGAGGTATTTACATTAGATCTTGGCATTTCCGATTCAGGAGTGGAAAGACGTATTCATTATGATGTAATCAAAGAGTCCATGCGTTCGCGTGGGGATGGGTTACGTCAGGACAAGCTTTACCCCTCCATTATACAGGCATGTAATTATTCAGACTTGCCACAGATAGGGATCAAgttttttgcaaaaatcaCTGGGTTTCcatatgaaaatgaaacaGGGGGAGAGCAAGCGTTACTGGAAGGCCCGCAATTGACATACCAACTGTTCAAGAACTATATTGATCTGCTGGTACGTCATAGGACCAGTGTATGTGGTTCTCGCAGCATGGATCTCTTTGAGACCATCAATAGCACGCCATCGTTGAAGCAGTTACCGATGAAGGTTCTGTTGAGACATGTATATACCGCTGTTCAACGGCAAGGCAATAAACAATCTGTATACTGTGACGCTACGAGAGCCAACGCACTATTGCAAAGAGTAAACGAATTTGTCAAGCACGTAGAACCCACCAAGGACAACGTCGTACCTCTGGCAGCGTGGAAGTTTGTGCTACCCATCGCGGAGAAGTTGCAACAGGGATCACAACTAAGCGAGGAGCCCCAGGTCCACCTAACGCAAAGCTTCCTCAGCACAATCAGCGCCTTGAGGTTACCCCTAAACAAAGAGGCCAAGTCTACTTTACTGGCCGGTATCCGCGTTATAAACTCCCTGGGCGAGCAACTCAGACTGCCACCCACGGTAGACCTCGAAGACATACCATTGGAACTCAGAGACAAGTTCCTGTATAGGAGACTGCTCCTCAGAGTGAAGACAAGACTGGTACATATCGTAGACTCCATAGACAAGAACACCCCACAATTGCCGGACGACCTCAGCCAATTGATCTCGCAGCTGGGATTACATAAACGGTAA
- the ICP55 gene encoding aminopeptidase (CAGL0J03300g~Ortholog(s) have aminopeptidase activity, role in protein processing, protein stabilization and extrinsic component of mitochondrial inner membrane, nucleus localization) — MTMMLRRYLSNGAKFVNRPKVQWNLGQRLHENRPFLLQPGELTPGITAAEYYQRRAELVRNLPVGSCLIILANQIKFASGAVFYPFQQDNDLFYLTGWNEPDSIMVLEKPSENIEDHELTMFVPPKNEFKEKWEGFRTGVDAVKEFFNADHSYSVDNSMSMVNELAKIIKRNKGIYFDPDSNKNSKINSNILNLIKETNKGTPKKLKSLVADLRKVKSESEIRLMRRAGQISGRSYNMAMAQRFRNERTLHTFLEHKFISGGCDKSAYIPVVATGPNALCIHYTSNDDVMYDDEMVLVDAAGALGGYCSDISRTWPVAGKWPSSAHKDLYEAVLNVQRESLKNCKKALENNMSLHDLHEASVKLTKQELKNLNFSKATEIAEKLYPHYIGHNLGLDVHDVPEVSRFNPLVEGQVITIEPGLYIPDSPEYPAEFRNIGIRIEDDVVLKKDGYINLTVEAVKEIKDIENVMQNGTTTDFEDDVVSPLQG; from the coding sequence ATGACAATGATGCTGAGACGGTATTTGAGTAATGGTGCCAAGTTTGTGAACAGGCCGAAAGTCCAGTGGAATTTGGGTCAGAGATTACATGAAAATAGACCGTTTCTGTTGCAACCAGGGGAGTTGACTCCAGGTATCACTGCTGCTGAGTATTATCAGAGACGTGCAGAGCTTGTGCGTAATCTTCCTGTTGGTAGTTGTTTAATTATTCTGGCTAATCAAATAAAGTTTGCCTCTGGTGCGGTCTTCTACCCCTTCCAACAGGACAACGATCTGTTCTATCTCACAGGTTGGAATGAGCCAGATAGTATAATGGTGCTGGAAAAGCCCAGTGAGAACATAGAAGACCATGAGTTGACGATGTTTGTACCGCCTAAGAATGAATTTAAGGAGAAGTGGGAAGGTTTTAGAACTGGTGTGGATGCAGTTAAGGAATTCTTCAACGCTGACCATTCATACAGTGTGGATAATTCAATGAGCATGGTAAATGAGTTGGCTAAGATTATAAAACGGAACAAGggtatttattttgatccCGACAGCAACAAGAACTCCAAGATTAAttctaatattttaaacTTGATAAAGGAGACTAATAAAGGTACAccaaagaaattgaaatctCTGGTAGCTGATCTAAGAAAGGTAAAGTCTGAGAGCGAGATAAGACTTATGAGGAGAGCTGGGCAGATCTCGGGTAGAAGTTATAACATGGCCATGGCACAGAGATTCAGGAATGAAAGAACTTTGCATACATTCTTGGAGCATAAATTCATCTCCGGTGGCTGTGACAAGAGTGCCTACATTCCAGTTGTTGCAACAGGACCAAATGCTCTGTGTATTCACTACACAAGTAACGACGATGTTATgtatgatgatgaaatggTTTTAGTGGATGCTGCTGGTGCACTCGGAGGGTATTGTTCAGACATTTCACGAACCTGGCCTGTTGCTGGCAAATGGCCTTCTAGTGCTCATAAAGATCTTTACGAGGCAGTCTTGAATGTGCAAAGAGAATCGTtaaaaaattgtaaaaaGGCGCTGGAAAATAATATGTCTTTACATGATCTCCATGAAGCTTCGGTGAAACTTACCAAAcaagaattgaagaacttaAACTTCTCAAAGGCTACTGAAATCGCAGAAAAGTTGTATCCACATTACATTGGCCACAATTTGGGTCTGGATGTACATGATGTTCCAGAAGTCTCAAGGTTCAACCCACTTGTAGAGGGACAGGTCATCACAATCGAGCCTGGTTTGTATATACCTGACAGCCCCGAGTATCCTGCAGAGTTCAGGAACATTGGTATTAGAATCGAAGACGATGTTGTTCTGAAGAAAGATGGCTATATCAATCTAACAGTTGAGGCTGTTAAGGAGATCAAGGACATTGAGAATGTGATGCAGAATGGTACAACTACAGACTTTGAAGACGACGTTGTTAGTCCATTGCAAGGATAG